The Streptomyces sp. NBC_01775 genome includes a region encoding these proteins:
- a CDS encoding roadblock/LC7 domain-containing protein → MSQAAQNLNWLITNFVDNTPGVSHTVVVSADGLLLAMSEGFPRDRADQLAAVASGLTSLTAGASRIFEGGSVNQTVVEMERGFLFIMSISDGSSLAVLAHPEADIGLVGYEMALLVDRAGNVLTPDLRAELQGSLLN, encoded by the coding sequence ATGAGCCAGGCGGCGCAGAACCTGAACTGGTTGATCACCAACTTCGTGGACAACACCCCAGGGGTGTCGCACACGGTGGTGGTCTCAGCCGACGGACTTCTGCTCGCGATGTCCGAGGGCTTCCCGCGTGACCGCGCCGATCAGCTGGCAGCGGTGGCCTCGGGACTGACCTCCCTCACCGCAGGAGCCTCCCGCATCTTCGAGGGCGGCTCGGTCAACCAGACGGTGGTGGAGATGGAGCGTGGCTTCTTGTTCATCATGTCCATCTCGGACGGATCTTCCCTCGCTGTCCTCGCCCACCCGGAGGCCGATATCGGTCTTGTCGGATACGAGATGGCGCTGCTTGTCGACCGTGCCGGAAATGTCCTCACCCCGGACCTGCGTGCCGAGCTACAGGGCAGTCTTCTCAACTAG